Proteins encoded within one genomic window of Ammonifex degensii KC4:
- a CDS encoding sensor histidine kinase has translation MRSIAAKLWLTMVLLVALVLGLLGLTQAKAIKWTYYRLEAHRMVAETEELAGLLASGASPQAVGERVAFLSRVFRATVLVVDASGRVQHCRGMGPRRRFWEGAVISGEDVAAVLAGKTICREGELPLFQGVRLLWVGVPIRSGNAVTGGVFIYAPLAPLEARVRGLEVTLVAALLGGAALAGLLSLFVARHFSQRLVAMEKVAEAMAAGDYAARAVVTGQDEVARLAVSLNKLAAELEKRIAELKRMDAARRDFVAAVSHELRTPLSIIQGYTEAILDGMVTPEEMKLYLDTIREEVERLKRLTDELLDLRRLETGAIKIRQEKLDLGEIASQVAARFQAAPEASKLHFHVEVSPRSLVLGDKDRLEQVIINLLDNAFRFTPAGGSVTLRVESAPEEVVLTVQDTGPGIPPEELPYIWEKFYRSDKARARTTGGSGLGLAIVKQIVELHGGRVEVQSRPGEGSTFKVTLPAAK, from the coding sequence ATGCGGAGCATAGCAGCTAAGCTCTGGCTGACCATGGTGCTCCTGGTCGCCTTAGTCCTGGGTCTTCTAGGGCTGACACAAGCCAAGGCAATCAAGTGGACCTATTACCGCCTTGAAGCCCACCGGATGGTGGCGGAGACGGAAGAGCTCGCAGGGCTTCTGGCGTCCGGAGCATCACCTCAAGCAGTGGGCGAGCGAGTCGCCTTCTTAAGCCGGGTCTTTCGGGCTACAGTTCTGGTTGTCGATGCTTCCGGACGGGTGCAACACTGCCGTGGAATGGGTCCACGGCGCCGTTTCTGGGAAGGAGCGGTTATAAGCGGAGAAGATGTGGCGGCCGTGCTGGCCGGCAAAACGATTTGCCGGGAAGGCGAGCTCCCCCTTTTCCAGGGGGTGCGCCTCCTCTGGGTCGGAGTTCCCATCCGTTCCGGCAACGCAGTCACAGGTGGCGTTTTCATTTACGCCCCTCTTGCTCCCCTGGAAGCCAGGGTAAGGGGCCTGGAGGTAACTCTGGTGGCAGCCCTTCTGGGCGGCGCAGCGCTCGCCGGCCTCTTGAGTTTATTTGTCGCCCGCCACTTCAGCCAGCGCCTGGTGGCGATGGAGAAAGTAGCCGAGGCAATGGCCGCCGGCGACTATGCGGCCCGGGCGGTAGTGACGGGCCAGGACGAGGTAGCCCGTCTGGCCGTATCGCTCAACAAGTTGGCGGCGGAGCTGGAAAAGCGGATCGCCGAGCTTAAACGCATGGACGCCGCGCGACGGGACTTTGTGGCCGCCGTCTCCCACGAGCTGCGCACCCCGCTCAGCATCATCCAGGGCTACACGGAGGCCATCCTCGACGGTATGGTGACACCCGAGGAAATGAAGCTCTACCTCGACACCATCCGGGAAGAAGTGGAGCGGCTGAAGCGGTTGACCGACGAGCTTCTTGACCTCCGCCGCCTGGAAACGGGAGCGATCAAAATCCGGCAAGAGAAGCTGGACCTAGGAGAAATCGCCAGCCAGGTGGCCGCCCGATTCCAGGCAGCGCCGGAAGCTTCCAAGCTTCACTTCCACGTCGAGGTATCCCCCCGTTCCCTCGTTTTAGGCGACAAAGACCGGCTGGAGCAGGTCATCATTAACCTGCTCGATAACGCCTTCCGGTTTACTCCCGCCGGCGGAAGCGTTACCCTCAGAGTAGAATCCGCGCCGGAAGAGGTAGTTCTCACCGTCCAGGATACCGGTCCCGGCATTCCGCCGGAAGAGCTGCCTTACATTTGGGAAAAATTCTACCGGAGCGACAAGGCCCGCGCCCGTACCACCGGCGGCAGCGGCCTTGGCCTGGCCATAGTGAAACAGATCGTGGAACTGCACGGGGGACGGGTCGAGGTCCAAAGCCGACCCGGCGAAGGGAGCACCTTCAAAGTGACGCTTCCGGCAGCAAAGTGA
- a CDS encoding response regulator transcription factor: MQAKTEPARILIVDDEHRIREVLRKYLVAEGFGVGEAADGEAALAEIRSGHWDLVILDIMLPKIDGWEVCREIRKISDVPILMLTARGDEIDRVLGLELGADDYIVKPFSPREVVARVKAVLRRARKSSTPGKQIVLGNVVIEPEARTVTVGGKTLALTPKEFDLLLTLARSPGKVFRREELLDLVWGYDFYGDSRTVDTHVARLREKLNQAGAPPLIATVWGVGYKLEVRNAEHSS, from the coding sequence GTGCAAGCCAAGACCGAACCCGCCCGCATATTGATAGTCGACGACGAGCACCGGATAAGAGAGGTACTGCGGAAGTACCTCGTGGCGGAAGGCTTCGGAGTCGGCGAGGCGGCCGATGGTGAAGCAGCACTGGCAGAGATCCGCTCGGGCCACTGGGACCTCGTCATCCTGGACATAATGTTGCCTAAAATCGACGGCTGGGAGGTCTGCCGGGAGATCCGGAAAATTTCCGATGTGCCGATACTCATGCTCACCGCCCGGGGTGATGAAATCGACCGCGTGCTCGGTTTGGAGCTCGGGGCCGACGACTACATCGTAAAGCCGTTCAGCCCCCGGGAGGTCGTGGCGCGGGTGAAGGCGGTGCTGCGCCGGGCCAGAAAAAGCTCCACACCGGGGAAGCAAATCGTTTTGGGCAACGTAGTAATCGAACCGGAAGCGCGCACGGTAACGGTAGGCGGAAAAACCCTAGCTCTCACTCCGAAGGAGTTCGACCTTCTTCTCACCCTCGCCAGGTCACCCGGGAAGGTCTTCCGCCGAGAGGAGCTTCTGGATCTGGTCTGGGGGTACGATTTTTACGGGGATTCCCGCACAGTAGACACCCACGTCGCCCGCCTCCGGGAGAAACTCAATCAGGCAGGGGCGCCCCCGCTCATCGCCACTGTCTGGGGCGTGGGCTACAAGCTAGAGGTGCGGAATGCGGAGCATAGCAGCTAA
- a CDS encoding SEC-C domain-containing protein gives MRQGQGGQAAIISREERLFLPCPCGSRLPYIDCCGSRVVKLESLRLSRLARGLKRKLSHFAQHPAFTEAAVWAQHLYLSEIAGSLLSLDEEFVGERCFEWFIFDFPVAGEHTVLDLFLRLYWEELSEEERKLLKSWRRAPNSFYEVKAVGRERILLQDLFNRGKFIARGFARGAELSRGLILYLRLLRVGEEYEFSTAALSLAPETKPVIKAWLSQDYEAYKEARGKKRLPWSTYLRERSHRIMAWASFLSSGRDEKRAEQEGVWGEKLDRLLVQLEEQLLQKATLGLGAWGEEEEREERLEEEQAWARPEYAEVARLVARDLRARGSGPQVGRALALWHRFCAVARPTIRKAAAWVAALVYAVNRLEGNRAVNQQRLADEYGVSVSSVSVKYRLLCRSLGLE, from the coding sequence GTGAGGCAAGGGCAAGGAGGTCAAGCGGCCATTATCAGCAGAGAGGAAAGGCTTTTTCTACCCTGTCCCTGCGGCAGCCGGCTTCCCTACATCGATTGCTGCGGTAGCAGGGTGGTAAAACTGGAGTCTTTGAGGCTTTCCCGGCTGGCGCGGGGACTCAAACGCAAGCTAAGCCACTTCGCCCAGCACCCTGCCTTTACCGAAGCGGCGGTCTGGGCGCAGCACCTTTACCTCAGCGAGATAGCCGGCTCGCTCCTCTCTCTGGACGAGGAGTTTGTAGGCGAGCGCTGCTTCGAGTGGTTCATTTTTGATTTCCCGGTGGCGGGAGAGCACACGGTACTCGATCTTTTCCTACGCCTTTACTGGGAAGAGCTGAGCGAAGAGGAGCGCAAGCTGCTCAAGTCCTGGCGCCGGGCCCCCAACTCTTTCTACGAAGTTAAGGCGGTGGGCAGGGAAAGGATCCTTTTGCAGGACCTTTTCAACCGGGGGAAGTTCATCGCCCGGGGGTTTGCCCGGGGAGCGGAGTTAAGCCGGGGACTGATTCTTTACCTGCGCCTCTTGCGGGTGGGCGAAGAGTACGAGTTTTCCACCGCTGCCCTCTCGCTGGCCCCGGAGACCAAGCCGGTGATAAAGGCCTGGCTCAGCCAGGACTACGAAGCTTACAAGGAAGCGCGCGGGAAGAAGCGCCTCCCCTGGTCTACCTACCTGCGGGAGAGGTCGCACCGCATAATGGCCTGGGCCTCTTTCCTAAGCTCCGGGCGGGACGAGAAGCGGGCCGAGCAAGAAGGAGTATGGGGGGAGAAGCTCGACCGCCTGCTGGTCCAGCTCGAGGAGCAGCTGCTGCAAAAGGCCACTCTTGGCTTGGGCGCCTGGGGGGAGGAAGAGGAGCGGGAGGAAAGGCTGGAAGAGGAGCAGGCCTGGGCGCGACCGGAGTACGCTGAGGTGGCCCGTCTGGTAGCCCGGGATCTGCGGGCGCGGGGCTCCGGCCCCCAGGTGGGCAGGGCGCTGGCCCTATGGCACCGCTTCTGCGCCGTAGCCCGCCCGACGATCCGCAAGGCGGCGGCCTGGGTGGCAGCCCTGGTGTACGCTGTCAACCGCCTGGAGGGCAACCGGGCCGTGAACCAGCAGCGGCTGGCGGATGAATACGGTGTGTCCGTCTCCTCTGTTTCGGTGAAATACCGCCTGCTCTGCCGCTCTTTGGGTCTGGAATAG
- a CDS encoding DedA family protein yields MLEKLVSLLVYYLSLTGYWGIAVGMAIESCNIPLPSEIILPFGGFLAYQGKVTFWGAVLAGTVGGTVGSVISYYLGLKGGRPFLERYGRYFWISPRELALAEAWFARYGEATVFFTRLMPVIRTFISFPAGIARMNLIRFTVYTFLGSLPWSIFLTYLGFRLGEHWEEVKVWLHKYDIAVLVLTVLVLGWYWSHKRRGKSWRG; encoded by the coding sequence ATGCTGGAGAAGCTGGTAAGCCTGCTGGTCTACTATCTATCCCTCACCGGCTACTGGGGAATAGCGGTGGGGATGGCCATAGAGAGCTGCAATATTCCCCTTCCCAGCGAGATCATCCTGCCCTTCGGCGGGTTCCTGGCCTACCAGGGGAAGGTCACTTTCTGGGGGGCGGTTCTGGCGGGGACCGTGGGAGGGACGGTAGGCTCGGTTATCTCCTATTACCTGGGGCTGAAGGGTGGGCGCCCTTTTCTGGAGCGCTACGGGCGCTACTTCTGGATTTCCCCCCGAGAGCTGGCACTGGCGGAGGCTTGGTTTGCCCGTTACGGTGAAGCCACGGTCTTCTTTACCCGGCTAATGCCGGTCATCCGCACCTTTATCTCCTTCCCGGCGGGGATTGCCCGCATGAACCTAATACGCTTTACCGTTTACACTTTCCTGGGTTCTCTTCCTTGGAGCATATTCTTAACCTATCTGGGTTTCCGGTTGGGAGAGCACTGGGAGGAGGTGAAAGTCTGGCTACACAAGTATGATATAGCGGTACTGGTGCTGACGGTTTTGGTTTTAGGGTGGTACTGGAGTCATAAAAGGAGGGGTAAGAGTTGGCGCGGATAG
- a CDS encoding CGGC domain-containing protein, whose product MARIVIIACKKVRDVTCISCMKCFKGIRERAGEFSRYQNEPLELVALGDCGDCPGLVMPKLALIKDLAKVLDSDFDVVHLGTCVVKATKTAQCPIDLEATARRIKEILGKEVVIGTHPW is encoded by the coding sequence TTGGCGCGGATAGTCATTATCGCCTGTAAAAAAGTTCGGGATGTTACCTGTATAAGCTGCATGAAGTGTTTCAAAGGTATAAGAGAAAGGGCTGGGGAGTTTTCCCGCTACCAGAACGAGCCTCTAGAGCTGGTGGCCTTGGGCGATTGCGGCGATTGTCCCGGCCTTGTCATGCCCAAGCTTGCGCTCATTAAAGACTTGGCCAAGGTGCTCGATTCTGACTTCGACGTAGTCCACCTGGGAACCTGTGTAGTCAAGGCTACCAAGACAGCCCAGTGTCCCATTGACCTAGAAGCTACCGCCCGCCGGATAAAAGAGATTTTGGGCAAAGAGGTGGTAATTGGCACCCACCCCTGGTAA